In the Brassica napus cultivar Da-Ae chromosome A7, Da-Ae, whole genome shotgun sequence genome, one interval contains:
- the LOC106358349 gene encoding 50S ribosomal protein L25, with protein sequence MAIWWRGVRSAAEAANLPAAYSFGRSIRCLHQYETIQAIPREATGRRVSARDRTIGRIPAVVFTQSLLETDASKRGVSRKQLLTADRKQIKSIVDSVGLPFFCSTTFKLQVRAGQGSSSLVESGRVLPLKIHRDEESGKILNLVFVWANDGEQLKVDVPIVFKGLDDCPGLKKGGNLRSMRSTLKLLGPAEHIPSKIEVDVSKLDIADKVLMQEVEFHPSLKLLSKNETLPVCKIVATSPVKEPEAVQA encoded by the exons ATGGCGATATGGTGGCGTGGCGTGAGATCCGCGGCGGAGGCAGCTAATCTGCCAGCAGCATACTCATTCGGTCGATCGATTCGGTGTTTACATCAGTATGAGACGATTCAGGCGATACCACGCGAGGCTACGGGGCGAAGAGTATCGGCTCGTGATCGGACGATTGGCCGGATTCCCGCCGTGGTTTTCACCCAATCGCTTCTCGAGACGGACGCTTCGAAGAGAGGCGTTTCGAGGAAGCAGCTTTTGACGGCCGATAGGAAGCAGATCAAGTCGATTGTTGACTCTGTGGGTCTCCCGTTCTTCTGTTCGACTACTTTCAAGCTCCAGGTCAGAGCGGGGCAAGGTTCGTCGTCGCTGGTTGAGTCGGGTCGTGTACTTCCCCTCAAG ATTCATAGAGATGAAGAGAGTGGGAAGATACTTAATTTAGTGTTCGTGTGGGCTAATGATGGAGAGCAGCTGAAGGTTGATGTTCCAATTGTTTTCAAAGGATTAGATGATTGTCCCGGTCTTAAGAAAG GGGGAAATCTACGGTCAATGCGAAGCACTCTGAAGCTTCTAGGCCCAGCGGAACACATTCCATCGAAAATCGAAGTGGATGTGAGCAAACTGGACATAGCGGACAAAGTGTTAATGCAAGAAGTTGAATTCCATCCATCGTTGAAGCTGTTGAGCAAGAATGAGACATTGCCTGTGTGTAAGATTGTTGCCACAAGCCCGGTCAAAGAACCAGAAGCTGTTCAAGCATAG